The window TCGGGTCGGAGATCACCACGCACAGCGGCAGGTGGCGCTGGGCCAGCCGGGCCATGTGCGCGATCAGCGGGCGGGCCGCATCGAGCGTCACCAGGTCGGTGAACACCACCACCAGCGAGCGGCGCTTGTGTTTGAGGCCCAGGTACGCCAGCGCCTGGCCATAGTCGGCCTCGACCGGCTCGAACTGCGCGTTGTAGAGCGCCTCGAGCATGCGGTAGAACTGGCCCTTGCCGCGCCGTGGCGCCAGGTAGGTGCGCACATCGTCGGCGAAGGTCAGCAGCCCGACGTGATCGCCCTTGAGTGTGGCGATATACGAGAGCAGCAGCGCGGTGTTGATCGCGTAGTCGAGCTTGGCCAGCCCGGTGTCGCCCACCGGCGGGCGCATGAGCCGGCCCGTGTCGATCACGCTGACGACATACTGGCTGCGCTCGGTCTCATACTCGGCGGCGATCGGTTTGCCGCGCCGGGCGGTGGCCTTCCAGTTGATCCGGCGAAATTCGTCGTCGGTGTTGTACTCGCGCAGGCGCTCGAACTCGCTGCCCTGGCCGTACACCCGCGCCGCGCGCAGGCCGATCTCGAACAGCAGGCCCTTGCGCGCCAGCAGATCGTACTTGCGCACGTCGAGCACGTTTGGGTACACCTTGACCGGCGCGGCGGCCGGGTAGCGCACCTGGCGCACGAAGGTTTTCAGCGTGCTCAGGTAGCGCACATTCACATCGCCGAAGCGGTAGTCGCCGCGCTGCAGCGGCCGCAGGTGGTAGCGCGCCTCGTG of the Candidatus Kouleothrix ribensis genome contains:
- a CDS encoding DUF58 domain-containing protein, translated to MIPTFRLLLFLLLGALLVAGVALAPALLWLALAYTLAVGALVAADYFITARPGELEVERINDTKLSLGADNLVTLLLANRSARALSFQLRDEYPYQFRSDAVTLAGAVAPYQLHEARYHLRPLQRGDYRFGDVNVRYLSTLKTFVRQVRYPAAAPVKVYPNVLDVRKYDLLARKGLLFEIGLRAARVYGQGSEFERLREYNTDDEFRRINWKATARRGKPIAAEYETERSQYVVSVIDTGRLMRPPVGDTGLAKLDYAINTALLLSYIATLKGDHVGLLTFADDVRTYLAPRRGKGQFYRMLEALYNAQFEPVEADYGQALAYLGLKHKRRSLVVVFTDLVTLDAARPLIAHMARLAQRHLPLCVVISDPNIAHLAAQPPRDSDAVYQRAVAEMLVDERQVVLDTLNRSGVLTIDVPADKLTVSVINKYLELKGRGAI